Part of the Nicotiana sylvestris chromosome 2, ASM39365v2, whole genome shotgun sequence genome, aataatttctatataaaaatatggatgtgctatatgatttaattatgccaccaaaattcccaaagatgagttcccaaataaggttgggaaatgtgttggtgatcccaacattagggggagaaaatgggcagttgagaaagtgatacgtgaaatgaattattatgaatacatatagatcatcgtacaagaaaatatgaacttgaagttcaagtgataattcatttacaaattattgccagacgcatttgttgacccaaagctaaatatcatatttcagttgctaatgctccaaatagaataaagtcaaagagggacagagtctatggcacgcatgaagcgtaacagaccaatcggttctaaatataaaactccttgaagaaggagaggggcaaatattcaaaatggtcataataaggaggcaagtactctagaagagcaccacgacataacacttcgtaagacctcatgtgagaggctcaggtacttgaaaataatgagataaagagatctcaataagttatgtctttattgtataataattgaaccgatataaaatgatcgtcgacgatattgttaacataatgtagcgctcaatatttttaatattgacgaggatcttgagctcaaatctgtcatgaaatttggacagataaatgattggccaaatgaaaaatacgcaatgaaaattgacttcacttgaaaaatgtgaagttgggcgGATAGTCCCAAAACCTAAAAGTATAAAGCCAatggaggtataaatgtgttcttgtgcaaaAAGGTTCAAGTCGATGACATAAAGACAACTTGTaacacaagaaaattagtaaatatcctcacattgattatatggagacatgttctcttatggTAGATATAATCATTTtaggttttaatctggcaatacatgaaaacttgatatgcgtataatggaaatcattgaaggattaaaattgttctgaagcatattaatatttccaagaaatttattaaataaagcttcaaaaatccttatacgggTTGAAACAATCatggcgcatgtggtataatcgcctgtgTGAGTACCTATTGAAAGAAAGGTacaagaataattcaatttgtccttgtatctttataaaaagatctggatttgaatttgttataatctcttgtatgttgatgattcaaatatcctTACAACCCCAGGcagcttcctaaagcagtagaccgtttaaagaaagaatttgaaatgaaagatcttgaaaagacaaaattttgtcttggtctataaattgagtatatgaaagatgaaatttttatcaatcaatcagcatacactgaaaagattttaaagcgattttaTATGAataaagcacatccatttagtaccccgatggttgtgagatcactcgatataaataaagatccattccgacctcatgaaaataatgaagaacttgttggtcctgaagtaccatatcttagtgcaattgatgcactaatgtatcttgctaacactacaaggcgtGACATGAcgttttcagttaatgtcttagcaagatatagctctgctcctacaaggagacattggagtGAAATCAAACACAAATTGtgttatctaaaagggactaccaatGTGGGCTTACTtcatggcaatgattgcaattccgatcttgttggttatgccgatgtagagtatttatctgacacacacaaggcttgatctcaaacatgctatGTGTAGCgatgtcatatcttggcgatcgactaagcaatcaatcgtggctacttcttctaatcatgctgagataattgctattcatgaagcaagtcgagaatgtatttggttgaggtctataatatatcttatccgagacaaatgtggtttgaagtgtgacaaactacccataattttgtataaagacaatgcagcatgcatagcctAATTGAAGGgatgattcataaaaggagataagacaaagcacatttcaccaaagttatttttcacacatgatcttcaaaggtatggtgatatcaatgtgcaacagattcgttcaagtgataatatggttgatttgttcaccaaatctctaccggcgtcaaccttcaagaaactagtgtacaagattggaatgtgaatgatcaaggatgtgaattgatgctctcatcagggggagttaatatgcattgtactctttttcaattacaaggttttgtcccactggatttttccttgcaaggtttttaacgaggcaaccaaaaggcgtatttctaaacatgtgtactctttttccttcactagaattttttcccATAGGATTTttttctagtaaggttttaacgagacacattatctatggacatccaagggggagtgttatgataaatatcatattatggtggatatctactcttcttccatgatctttatctcaaatgcttaatgacaaattcaatgacatattttgtatgttcaatgacatattttcttcactttttatgcctatataaaagccttgtaatagatagaaaaatacacacaattgaaaaagaaaatctcttcatcctctctatctctatttcttgttcatgttttactaaattgtttttattttttaacacATATAATATAGAGGTTTGAATAATACGTTCGAATTACACCACTTATTCATCATACAAGCGCAGATAATTAAGAAATACCGTAAATAATACATTCTAAAATCCCTTTAATTATTTAAGACCAGAACCATCCAATAGGCTCTCCATCTTCATGGTGTTGCTCCTCTGCCGCCACAAAGACATTAGAGAAGTAGCCATGGCCGCCGCCATCATCACTACCATCATCCTCTTCTGACAGCAAACCATCCATAGGTGGAGGAATATTATTGCATCCTCCAGCCCCTATTGGATACTCTTCAATATGACCAGTGTGAAAATAGGAGTCCCCACTGTCCACCAGCTGTGGACTGTGCTCATCTACCACCGCGCTTCCGCCGCTGCCACTGCTCAGCCTGTCCTCCGCCTTCACCTTCACTTGAAGGGTCATAGCATCAACCTCCAAAACCTCACATTTTTCACCTACTACCCCTGCTTCACCAACCACTTTCCCCTGCAATTTCTCCATCAATGAAACCACCTGCATATTTTTTTCATTAACAAAATAGTTTAACTTCTATACATTAACAATATATAAAAGAATTTTTACCCTACTAAAAGATAAATACAGGTAAACACTTCATAAATAATTATGTTAATAACTTGATTATCTGCCACAATAGATTAAAATAAACTGATACCATAAATTTTTTACTTTGAATCTTAAAACCATCTTAATTATAGATTCATAATCAATGTAATCGACTATAAAAAATGAttaccatattatatttttctgGTATGAGTTACCTATTGTTATAGGTCAACTTAAACGTAGAGTATAAAAAGCGTATATAATGTTTGTCATCATAGAACTTTAACTCTTTCATTGTATCACTAAATTAGTAAATAACCCTTTAAAAAGTAAAGTTGAaaattaaaagcaaaagaataaaaGTTATCAAATAACAGTTTTGAAACTGATAGTGATGCATCCACTATCTATATAGTAAATTGCTTCATCACTGCGCATATTTTAAAGCAAGAAGCAAAAGTATATTCGCttttaagaaatgaaatacataTAAAGTTGGGGTTAGAACAGATGCTACTTTATTTATTTGACTTGATGCGAGAATGACTCGGAAGGAATTGACATATATAATTTTCTTTTGTAGGTGAAGAAGAATATTGGAAGTAAGGTTCCCCACTACTAATATTGATTGCCAGGTGTGCCATAGAATATGACCTCAAAGTCAGATTAAAATTTGCTATCAATTACCAACTTCGCCGACAAAATTTGCCAACAAAAATATGTTAATATTCTAGATAGAGATCCCCTAGCTAGTTAGTGAATAGGATCATATTATTTTATTCAATAGATTTATGTTACTCCCTTTTGTCCACTTCaacttatctttttttttaatccacaatatttaatttttttcagATATCAaaattgaattaatttttttcagATATCAaaattgaattaatttttttcttttcaaaattatccTTGAATTAAAGAGCAGTAGTTtgtaatattttcaaaaaacaaaataaaattaatttcattattaattatATTAAAATACGAATTTTTTAATATGTGCGAAAAGAGCAAAAAATAACAGCAGGAACTAATAGTAAATTGGCTATACCGTCACTGTACCTGATAACGAGAAAGCGATGACCTTTTTGTCATGATTATTTTTACTAACGATTCAAGAGAACTGTGACATAATCATTGATAAAATTGTTTAAATCAGGTTGGTTCCATGATTTGTTACTTGGAGCGGATCTATGGTATAACAGTAAAATGAGAAGTCtacaaaatatttataaatatttatcgTGAATCCTTTTAAGCATATCTACCAAAAActtatgtatatataattatcATCAGATATATAACTTGCTATGAATCCTTCAAATTTAGAGAAATATCACAAACACAGTGTACAACAATATTTAATAAGTAGATAAATAAAATGATCATCAAACTATATGGTAGTATATATACCTCAGCTTTGAGCTTCTCATTATCTTTGCGCATGGAGTCAAAATCAGAGAGAAGAGAGTCATAAGAGGATTTGAGCTGATCATAATCCCTTTCAAGGGTCTTGGTCTTCCACCGGGCACGGCGGTTTTGGAACCACACAGCCACCTGCCTGGGCTGCAGGCCAAGCTTCTTGGCTAGCTGAGTCTTACGCTCTGGCTCCAGCTTGTTCTCCGTCTCAAAGCTCTTCTCCAGCAAGTGCACCTTAATTTACCAAGCAATTAATTAACGCAGGTCACTTGTTGCTCAAAAAGCAACCGAATCCACAAATTTTAAATATTAGCTTAAAGATCGCAAAAGAAAACTCTCTCAGTTGAAGAATATTGGGAAGAATTTGatgcgatatatatatatatactgatgAATATGTTCCAGTATGTCTAATTAAAAGCTTAAAAGAATCTCTTTTAATTACTGTCTACTTAATTATATTACTATGTCTTAACACGACTTTTCACATATTGACTGATTCTCACGTTAAACAATCCAAATACAAATTTTTTAGACTGTTACGTTGTTATTCATGAATTGTGTGATAATTTCATTCAAAAATTTAAACTGTCGAAAAAATATTAAACACCTAATTATATTATCTGTAGATAAAGAAAATTAGTAGGGTGCTAACCTGCTCGGGAGTGAGACGGCGCTTCTTCTCCGGCGACTGCTCGTCGTAATATTCCTCGTCATATAGTTCCTCCGGCGAGCTAAAGAAAGGTCGCCTCTTTGAGGAGTCCTCCATCTTCATCATCGATCTTGGTCCTGGTTATTAATAGTATAAGTCAACCGTCAAAATTACATGCAATTTCTTTTTACTGACCGTACCGAAATTTTAATGGAAGAACTGACAATCAAACGATAAAACAAAATCTTCAGTGAAAACATCACACATTAGCTGGTTATCTTCCCTATGTACAAACGCaatttaaatttcaatttgatgAATTTAATTattatacttttaaaattataagttcaaaattaatattcaaattgAGTTAAACTGATTATATTCTCCATCGCACGATCTGCCTATGAGTTATGTTTAGAAACGTACCTCGGAAAACAGGATCTGAATTCCCAAGGAACAACATGTTGCCGTGACAAGACGGTTCGAAAAATATATGCCCAGATCCCATATTTTCAATGATCCGGATGATCGCCGTAGAAAATATATTTACACACAGAAAAGAAAAACTCTAGAGCAGAGTTTCTTTAATTTTAGCAGGGATGTGTATAAAAAAAGAGAGTTGACTAAGTTTCAAAAGAGCATGAGCTTGTGGCGGAAGAAACTAGTACTCCACAGCAATCTAGCAGGAGTTTCCAAAGGACATATACAAAATCCCATCACGAACTCCACTTTACCCAGCTCAGGGGTTCTTTTGTTCTCAGAATAAAAAGAAGCAGCTATATATATAACTACTTCTTCAGATCGGAGGTTAATTATATGACCTCAGAGCTGAAAGAATTCAGTAGAAGGTTGAACGGCCGGTCACCGTGAAAACGAGATTCCGGCGAGGGCTGATGAGGGTGTGGTTTTGTCTGTATGTAGTGTTGTGAGTTTATTTTGCGACTAAAGTTGATAGAGGTGAACGAAGGGCATTTTATAATGACTTAGATACTGTTTAAATGACGGAATTGTCCAACAGGTGTTAATATTAGGCGCAGAAATGGAGGGTATTTTCGGCAATGTAAAAAACTGAAGCAGGATATTAATGGGGACTCACTAACTTGCGCCGGAGTGTCTGGGGTATACTTTCTGGATACTCTctgattggggggggggggggcaaggGAGGAGAAATTAGCATATGTACCAGATCAGGTGAGAGTTTACCGCAGAAGGCCATAAGAAAGAGCCATTCTCCGCGGTCGGGAGTTTGTCGCACGAATGGCTGTCTTTCCACTTTTACCGTCTGATTCATTTTAGGGTATTTTTtcacaaaaataattatatttgtTAGCTAAGACAATATAAGGAATGAAGTTATTAGAGATAAGGTGGGAGTGACATCCGTGAAAGCTAAATTACAGGAGAGATTACGATAGTTTGGGCATGTGAGAAGGAGAGATATAAATACCCCGatcaggaggtgtgagaggttgaccatGACGGGCTTAAGGAAGGGCAGGAGTAGACCAAAGAAGTATTGGGAAGAGATGACTAGACAGGACATATCGGTGCTTCACCTAACCGAGGACATGACTATCGATAGAAAAGTGTGGAAGTCGAGAATTAAGGTGGTGGGTTGACACGTAGTTGTGAGTTTCTCCTAGGTTTACAAGTAGTACtgtcaccccccccccccctttttaacaaactcactaaccctcttagaaataaaagaaatttgtaaagctcaaaagggtttttaattaaaaaaaaaagtgacaaaattttgtgttcaaaaggattaacttagagtcgccacctaacatttGATATCagtgtgtcaggtcaccgttttattctaaaaataatttttcctttcaaaacactcgagactccaaaactaagtctacaccagagattcgagtaagggggttcatttgactcggggagaaggtgttaggcactccccaagtcccgtaactagtacggttgcatactcgatcaagttggcttttaaaatattcgaaTTGAGGCGAAAAACAcagaaaaaagtaaaataaacgcacaagaggctcgaggtcgtccccacctagattaaacaaaacaagaaaataataataGCCTATACTATGTTCACTCTACCATGTCCGTCACGGCCTTCAATTACATTCACTTAGGGGCATACCCCTGAtaaaagaacacaaaaatatatatacaaatccttcggggcattccctgaataaatttaactaagggaacgacctatCGCCTCAAAACTAACCAAAATTCTAAGGTTTGCCTACCCAAGTGTGGTCGGCCTAAAACATGCTCCTAGCGATAAACAAGTAATAAAAGCGATAAATATTACAATTCTAATTTTGCTTCGTTTTAACGCAACATCCCACGACCCACTTTATCTAATTTCAACATTTTACACCAAATATCTGTTTTCAACATATTAATTTGCAATAGCAATGATATAAGCACATAAACATGAAGATTAAGGGAAAGACAATAGCATGCTTGAAATAGAATCTCATTCACGCTCAAAATGCAAGTAGGATGAGAAATGAACCTTACTGTCGAAATCTTTCATTTCCGGATTAACAAAAGAACACCCAACAATGAATCATCAGCAAATCTTTGAACGAGAAATTGGACACGCGACCAAAAACTTCGTTCGGCAACTTCGAATTACAAATAGAGACAGCGACCGAAATCCGGACGACAACCTCGAATAAGACGTCTGCTAAACTTTAACTCAAGAAATAAATGACTTGTTTTGTGGgtgttaattagtatttttggaaaAAAGGTTTGTGAGCAGCATTAATGAAGTTTTCCGGGGAAAGAACAGTGATTGCAAGTGGTCTACATAGTGTGATTTTGGCTAATGGAGATGTAATTTAGTGAAAAATTAATGAAGAGGGTAAGAGTATTTGGGGATTGATTTCTATGGAGCAAATCGTTCCTCTTCTTCTTACTGTGCGCGTGTATGTGTGTGTCGCGACTATCAACTGTGGAGAAGGTGATTGGTAGCTGATGGTGTTTCAAGGATGGGATGGAGGCGGCTGTCTCTTGTCTAGTTCAAGACTAGGAATTGAAAAACTTGGgttagggtttctataattgagtattttatatgaaggtgGGAAGGTATGATGGcaattggattagaaggaaatagatggctaggattagATCTTGCAcataaatgggctaatgggttgggaagaatgggctaagaaTAATTGGTTTAAGTTAAAAGAAATAGACTCACACCTTTGGGCCTACGAATTTTCTTATTGGACAAAGACAAGCTCAAAAATCctaccaaaatattaattaaatttagttaagtaaataaacaaaatttttaaaatgaaactaccttttttttgtatttttatatgttataacaataaagtaaaaagtaaagAGAATAGGCTAAAGTCATTATAAAATTAAGATACCGTGAATAAAAACATACTAATTGATCTTaaactaaagataaaaatatagaaaagcgataaacatgataaataaaactattttattatctttttttttatgactaaaaataaaaagattaaaattatattaaaataacgTCAagtaaatatttcttaaaaatattaaagtactaaaactaactttaaaatttgcgcgggtcaaaaattacgtgcttacaagtACTAGTAATATTCTTGTTATTGGTTGAAAGttactttttttttcaaagttactTCTTTCTAGTTTGTTATTATATCTGGTACTTAGCGACTACGTCTATTGTTTTTGAAAATTGCTACTAGAAATTGTTGCTCCCTAATTGTTACTATTTGATGCTACTCTTTTTCCCTTTTACTGGAAACTGTTGCTCCCTGATTGTTACTATCTAATGCTACTTTTCTCCTCTCTTTTTTCCTCATCGTCTTTTCTCTCCCTCTTCACCCCCAATCCcacatttcttcttcttctttttcttttttcttcctttcCATCTTTTTGAGACGAGGGtttatcggaaacagcctctctactttTCCaagtaggggtaaagtctgcatacacactatctTTTTCAGACTCTACCTGTGAAATTATACTGGGTATATTGTTATTTTTGTTGTAGTTAATATACAAAAAGtacatataaattatatataaaatatattatattttctATATGAAATTTTTTTGTTACTACCATGATTTATAAACTTGCCTCTTTTTTCTCATGTAAATTCCCTACTGCCTGAGCCCCCCGCCCCACCCTCCACCCCCAAATATTTTGACAAATCAATATTTTACTCAtcaacatttttttttatataactgTGGTGTCCGGTGCCCGCATGCGGGCCCGACTATTCCACAGGGCCCTGGATGCGCGACCATTTTTCAATGCCTCCAGTGGCCCTGGGGGAAGCTCGAACCTGGGACCTTGAGGACTTTGTCCTCAGTGGTTTTACCATCTCGGCTACCCCTCAGGGTTACTCATCAACATCCAAGTTGGGATTTTGTGAGTGGTGAAATGAATGTTAAAAATAGGGGTGACAATTTGAGTTCAAACCCATTTAACCCGCCCAACTCGTCCAGAGATTATTAGGTTTAGTTACAAACATTTTAGCTCATGAGTTAATTTGGGTCTATTCTGACCCATTAAGCAACTCAAATACAATTTatgaaactcacccaaaacaaaaAGGTATCTCAACCCAACTTATGTAGAAATTTATTTAGGTTCcttaattttacttttttttttcgtattttcaattttttgttcttttgtttttctgcaccatccaccccccccccccacacacacaaaCCCCTCAAaaaaatttttttactttttttttttaatattctgttttctgttttttttattGACCTAACTCATCTTGATACGCCCAAATTCAATCCAACCCGCCTATTTGCCACCCCTAGTTAAAAACATTAAAGTTGGTTTTCCTTCTAGTGGGACAGCTGACATATGGGGCGAATTATACACGTTCCTAACAATCACACGGCAAGCTAAAATGTCATGATACTTGGTCACTggtaataaaaaaaatttaaaaaattacaaCATTCTCATATATTAAGTTTCTGCTATGTTCGGGGTCCGAAGAAGAACCGAATCACATAATATTATACACAACcttatttaccaaaaaaaaaaacaaaagaagtgTCATGACACTAATTCAACAGTAATAAGTTACATCCATCTGATTCATGCGTTTGCAACATGATTGTGTGTTTTGGGCATCCCAGCTTTTATTTTTGATTATTCAAGTATAACTCATACACTACATTTTACTATTTTAAAATTTGTTTTTCCTATATTGTATAGTTGTTTTTCCTACATTCTATGCATATATACATGCTACAATGACTTATATAT contains:
- the LOC104226996 gene encoding homeobox-leucine zipper protein HAT5 — protein: MGSGHIFFEPSCHGNMLFLGNSDPVFRGPRSMMKMEDSSKRRPFFSSPEELYDEEYYDEQSPEKKRRLTPEQVHLLEKSFETENKLEPERKTQLAKKLGLQPRQVAVWFQNRRARWKTKTLERDYDQLKSSYDSLLSDFDSMRKDNEKLKAEVVSLMEKLQGKVVGEAGVVGEKCEVLEVDAMTLQVKVKAEDRLSSGSGGSAVVDEHSPQLVDSGDSYFHTGHIEEYPIGAGGCNNIPPPMDGLLSEEDDGSDDGGGHGYFSNVFVAAEEQHHEDGEPIGWFWS